AAGCGACTTGATTCTCGGACAGCACACGAAACGTATCATAGCCCTTGGGTGAAAGGTTAACATGCCCATCTGGTGATAGAGCCGCCGAACCTACAAAGAACAGATGCTGATTTCCAATAAATTCAACATGCTCTGGCAGTAAAGCCGGGAATTGCTTTGCCATCCTAATCGACCTCCCATATGTTGTGAATCAGGCAATTCTCATATTACAATTCCATCCCCTGGTGTATTCTCCTGCTGTCAAACCCTCCAATAAGACACCACCCTGCGTTTCTTCTGATATAGTTGCTTCTCACCCAAAAACGAAGGAGGCACTTCAATGGTACTAAACGTCAAAAATTTATCTGTTACCTACGGCTCTGCTCTAGCCGTCAATCATATCAGCTTCGAACTTGAATCAGGCAAGGTGCTTGGGCTGCTCGGAGCTAACGGTGCCGGTAAATCTTCAACCATTTCCGCTGTTCTAGGCATGGAGAAGAGCCAGTATGACGAGCTCGCCATTCTAGGCAAATCCCCGATCAAGGAGAGGAAGCATGTTTTTCAAGAGGTTGGTGTCCAGCTGCAATCTACGCAGTTTCAGGAAAACATAACCGTTCAGGACTCATGCCGCCAGTGGAAGAGCTTATACCAACAAACGGCAGATATCAACGAGTTACTACGTATATTTGGACTCGAGGACAAATCAGATCAGCTCGTCAAAACACTCTCCGGTGGGGAACGGCAAAGACTCGCTGTTCTTCTTGCGCTCATTCACCAGCCTAAGCTGGTATTTCTTGATGAGCTGACGACAGGTCTGGATACTCGAGCACGCCGCATGCTCTGGAATCGACTGCTGGATATGAAACAACAAGGGATGGCAATGGTTCTTACTTCACACTACATGGATGAGGTGGAGATCCTGTGCGATGAAATCCTTATTCTTCATAAAGGAAATACCGTATTTCAAGGGACGATACCTGAAGCGCTTGAGCTCAGCGGTACGCAATCATTAGAAGAGGCATATTTACATTTCGCAGGAACAGAGGGGGACATCTACTGATGAATTCATTTATGACATTCTTTAAAATTGAAGCAAAGCTCGTCTGGAAGAGTATCGACATTCTCATCTTCGGGATTTTATTCCCCATTATACTTGGGTCTATATTTGGCTATACATTGAGTAAAGACAGTGCTGGGAGCGGTGCGTCCAACTTTGATCTGTCGTACGCCTCGGTCATAACGATTGGTATACTGGCAACCGGGGTGATGGGCTTGTCCCTGACGCTTGCCGATTATCGTCACCGGGGAATTCTGCAGAGGCTGCAGGTTACACCGGTATCCCCTCTTCAGATTGTCATTGCTCAAGGACTTGTTCAGATGATCGCAGCTGTCATTTCATTTATTGGCGTTACACTCGTTTACCTCTTTGCGTTTGGCTATGAACTTCAGGGCTCCTGGCCGTTGTTCCTGATATCTTATTTATATGTTCTTATATCCATGTTCAGTATTGGCACACTGATTGGCAGCCTTGTTCGGGATACCAAGTCCGCCAACCTCTGGAGCTCAGCAGCCTACTTCTCGATGCTGTTATTCTCAGGAGCAACCATTCCGTATGAGATTATGCCATCTTTTCTGCAATGGGGAATGGATGTGTTTCCGCTTGCCCATGGCATTCATTTATTAAAGGACGTAAGTACAGGAGCCGATCTCTCAAACAGTCTCCTGCACATTGGAATTCTAGGAATGTGTATCATCCTCTCTATGGGGATCACGATTCGATATTTTAGATGGAAGTAGGTCGTTATCCGTTGTACAAGACCTCAGAGATTGCCTCTCTCGCCTCTGTGCATCCCAATACGGTAAGAGTCTATGAGGAATGGGGATACATCTCTCCTGTTCCTCGGCTTACCAATGGGTACCGTGTATATTCAGACATTCATCTCTTTCAGATGAAGATTGCGCGAATTCTGTTTCAATGTGAGATTGTACAAGGCGACATCCGTAATAAAGCAAGAGAGATTGTTACCGCTTCTGGGAAGGAACAATTCCCACAGGCGTTAAGTCTGACTCACGAGTATCTATCCCATCTAAAAAACGAATATCAGCATGCTCTGCTCGCTGCAAAAGCCGTAGAGAAATGGCTGCATGCGGATGTTCCAACAGGAGATAAGACATACTCACGAACAGAAGCAGCACATATATTAGGGGTTACGACAGAAGCGTTAAGAAACTGGGAACGCAATGGACTGATTGTGATCCCGCGACTTGAGAACGGACACCGTATTTATGGGGAAAAAGAATTATCCAGGCTGCAAATTATTCGGGGACTAAGAAGCGCACACTACTCTCTCCAAGCCATTCTCCGTTTGCTTCGCAAGCTGGACCAGCGACCCACAGATGTTATTACCATCCTTAATTCCCCTTCGGATGATGAGGATATTGTATCAGTAACTGATCGCCTCACTGAGTCTCTGCTTGAAGCCATTCAAGGAGCACAATCTGCAATCAAGCTCTTTAATGAACATCAGCATCTCTATGAATCATGAATATATCTTCGAATGTGCGGCCCATAAATGGACAATCACCGTTTCTCCTAATCTTTCATTTACATATCCTAAGTTAGTGAAAGATTCTAATTCTCTAGTATAGAGAGGAGTGATCCGGTGAGCAGAAGACTAGAGCATCTCATAAAAAAGCAAGGGGTATCCATCATTACCTGCACGAATCGAGATAGCTATCTGTCACAGCTGTTTCTCAATTACAGCAGGCAGCTTCACGCTAAAAAGGAACTGATTATCGTCGTCAATAATGACCAAATTCCTCTGGAACCTTATAAACGCCAGGCCAAAAAGTATAAGAATGTGCAGGTCTTTCGGCTTCCCGAGCGTCGCTCGCTTGGTGCCTGCCTCAATTATGCATTCAAAAAGACCAAGTACAACTTCATTGCAAAGTTTGACGACGATGATTATTATGCTCCCCATTATCTCACGGATGGCCTTCTCTCGTTTCATAAGAGTAAAGCCGATGTGCTCGGTAAACGGGCCCATTACATGTACTTGAAGGGATCCAAAACCTTGATCCTCCGCTTTCCACAGGATGAGAACAAAACCGTATCCATACTGCCTGGAGCTACGCTGATGATGAAACGGAAGGTACTGTCACAGGTATCCTTTCCCGATCAGAACGTAGGAGAGGATGATCTATTTTGTCTGCGCAGCAAAAAGAAAGGCTTCAAGGTGTATTCTGGTGGCAGATTCAACTTTGCTGCCATCCGCCGAAAGAACTCTTCTGGACATACCTGGATCATCGATGAAGAGCAAATGATTGCCCATAACAAACAGATCCCCGGCGTTCATCATTTCAAGAAATTCGTTAAGCGCAAGCCAAAGGGGTTGTAGGCGATGTCCCTGAAGGAGCTTTCTTCGAAACAAGCGGTGTCAATCATCACCTGTACAAAAAGACGATACTGTATGGATAATTTAATTAACAATTTTCTCAGGCAGCGCTACAAGCATAAAGAGCTGATTATCATTTTGAATCACCATCATTTGAAGATCGAGGAGTATAAAGCAGCGGTTAAACAATATCGTAATATCAAAATTTACAGTCAACCAGAGCAAGTAAGCTTGGGGCACTGTCTGAATTATGGAGTCCAGATGGCGAAGCATCCCTATATCGCAAAGTTTGATGATGACGACTACTATGCGCCGAGCTATCTTGCCGACAGTATGCGTACCTTGCAGAAGTCCCAAGCTGACATTGTGGGCAAGCGAGCTCATTTTATGTACTTGAGCAGCCGTAAGCTCGTGCTTCATCGATATCACAAGCTCACGGAATGCTACGTATCTCAGGTGCAGGGAGCCACACTGCTCGTGAAGCGTGAAGTTTTTGATACCGTAAGCTTTCCGGACCAGACACAAGGCGAATGTGTGAAGTTCTGCGCTCTTTGCCGCAAGAAAGGCTTCAAGATATATTCAGGGAATCCCTATCACTTCTTTGCTGTACGAAGAAAGGGCTCCAAGGATCATACATGGATCGTTAGTGACCAGGAGCTGATGTCTAGAGGAGACCGAATACTAAAATTGGATCATATCAAAAAATTCGTAAGCCGCCGCTGAGTTCCATTTCGTTACAAGCCGGTGGATTGTATCAGCGAAGTATACGAAGACCTTACGAATCTATACAAAAAGAACGGGGCTGCATTCAAAGCGCAGCTCCGTTCTTTTTAAATTATAATTCTTCCATCGTTTATTTAGATCAAATAAATCCAAACCGTTTCTTCTTATAAAATGGCTCTGCACCCCTGACATGCTCTGCAGCCCAGCCATTGCTATCGGCAATATCAAGCAATGATCCGTTCAGATGAGGCGTGGCTGCTTGAGCAATGTCTCTGAACAGCTCCTCCTGGCTCCCCTCGAAATCGACGATGAGGAGATAGCTTTGTTCCTCTCCCTTTATCATCCATTTCAAGTAGGCCTTCTTAACGCCCTTCTGCTTCTTCAGACAAGCCTTTAACGAGTCGGCGAGAGGTTCTGGCACCTCATTAGGTTCACCAATCCGCAGCGTTGTTCCTTGAGGGACCTGCACTTCCTCTATTGCCGCAGCAGAAGGTGAATGCTTCGTCTCATCTGGGGCTGCACTTTCGTTCTGAGCTCCAATGTTAGTGGTATTCTCCGTCTCGCGATCAGCTTGGCTATCATTTTGTGCTCCTGCTGATGCATCATTCGGAGCTTGGTTCGACACCTCATCCGGCACTGCATCAGATGTTCGATCTGGAGCGTCACTCGTTGCTTCGATTGGCACATCATCTGTATTACTCTCTTGTACAGCCTCGGTTGGCGCTTCCTTAGAAGCTTCAGCTGCAGCCGAAGCAAGTTCCTGTCTGTACGCCTCAATCATCTGTTTATTTTTCTCATGGATGGGAATCGGAATCCCTCTGCAATTCACGACAATTCCATTCATTCTTGCCGATATCGCCACGATGTCATCGTATGTAGCAATGTTGCTGCTCCACACCTTCTTATCGTAAGCCTTCTCAAATTCTTTCCAATCTGTAAATACTGGCAGCCATTTCGAATCGCCCTCGCCGCCCAGTACGGCAAATTGGATTCGCGCACCTTCCTTGATTGTCTTTCTGCCCTGCTCATCCGGCGTAGAAGGCACTTTTTCCTCCAGCTGCATCGGGACTAGATACTTGGCACGAATCACTTCATACAGCATTTTGGCCTCAAATTCCTTGGCCAGCTGTTTTGCTCCTTCTCCGCTCCGTCTGGTGCCAATGAATTGAAAGAAGCGAATAATGGCATGCTGCAAATCTGGATTGGTTACAGGAATATTAATCTCAGGTGTATCGCCAAAGTCCGGTGGTCGCAGCAGTTCATCCCGATCCAGCAAGGTATGGTACTGCCCATTATCTACGAGTATTTTTCGCAGCCCAAGCATGTGAAGCTCGCCAAACATCTTCATCAGATCTTCCCTGCCAACCCGCTTCATCTCCAGCATCAGCTGCTGCTGCATGAAATAATCGGCTGCATGCAATGCATATTCCTCTGTTGAGAACATCCAGATGCGATCCTCTGCATCAATGTAAGGGTAATTCGTCTTCTTCTCATAGGCTATGTATAACGCTTCTGCGTCTCTTACTTTCTCGTGCAGCACGTTAAATAACAGGCTGATTCTATCATCCAGCTGCTTGGCTGGGGCTGCCTCTTTTGTCTTGAGGTGTTTACCTGAATGAATGAGAAAGATCAGTTCTTGTATTTCCAGTTCATTGCACTCATCTATTAAAATATAGGGGCTTAGCAAAAACCTTCTTCCTAATTCGTCCTTTCGTTTCTCGTTCATCCTATTCCCTCCGTCTCTGAAGTTGTAGTGAGCTTCCTCATCAAATATTATCTCGGGCTTCATGCAGTGCTCTATACATAATGTAACATAAAATGATCTCTCTCTATCCATTTATCCATACGATTGTTTATGAATAAACCGGCTTTGCACCTACAACAAGCATAGGGCAATAGCCGGTTCGTTCCGTTACCGTATGGATTAATTCAACAGTTCGACGGCATCATAGACCCAGCCTGCGCTCAGCCAATTGCCCAAATCACTGGAACCGCTGATCGGCGTTATGGTCAAAGTATTGGCGCCGTTATTGAAGTAGGAGGCTGGAATATTCCATGTAAAGGTCGCATTGTTCCCCCGGTAAGTGCCAATCGTAAAGCTGCGGGAATTAGGCTGCGAGGATGCCGCCGGGTTGCTGAGCGTATTTCCATTAATCGTCACACTTGGTCGTCCATTATTGTAAGCTGCCGTGATCCCAATCTTCAGCACATGAGCGGAGGCCGCCTGTGACGAATTCAGATTAAAGGTAACCGTTGTTGGAGAATTCTCTCCGCGGAACTGAATCGCTGGAAATTTATTTGTTGCACCGCCGACGGCATACGTTACAGGTCCCCAGCTTGGATTACGACTGTCGGAGGGATGCCGCACCGGAATGGTCTGTCCGTTCAGGAGCTCTCTCGGTGTGCCATCCCAATTCCCGATACGCCAAATCGCAGAAGCAGCGCTTGGGTCATTGTTAATCGTCCGTGTGTTCACCGTGGTCGTTGCATTCGCGTTCACAGTGACATTCTCTGTGTATACCGCGAGTTCCCCTTTATATACGGTCATCGTATACGTTCCAGGGATCATTCCGTATTTCGAAGCAGAACCACTGGAAGAAGCCGTTGCCCAGTATTGAGCATTGCTATTCGCAAAGCCAATCGTGTACGTATAAGCTGAATCCATACCGGATAGACCATTAAGCACTACATTACCTCGGCTGGACACCCAGCCCTGCAGATTAAGGCCCGACATCCAGCTGAAGTCAGGTACTGCCGGGGTAGATCCTGTTGTAAAGACCAAGGCATAAGGTCCATGAAGCCCCATTCTCCAATTCTCTGTCTGGGCATGTCCGGAATTCATATAGTTGTAGATTTCAGTATCGCCGCCGCTCTGGAACTGAATATCACGGAAAAATGGACCGCCGGAGCTCTTCTCCCGATTGCCATATGCCATGAAGACACCGACTCCATTCCCTGTAGCTCCGCGAATCGTTAAATCCTTGGCTTGATCATTACCATAATATTTGGAGGTTGTCTGACCATTCGAATGTCCAAATACATCCTGGCTCTCTATAGCACCGGTTGTTCCTCGATTGTTAGAATTCGCCGGCACACCCGTGAGAACGTTTCCATTACCACGGAAAATATAGCGCAGCTCGCCCACTGACGGCTGAGCTGTCACATAAGTCGCCA
This sequence is a window from Paenibacillus urinalis. Protein-coding genes within it:
- a CDS encoding glycosyltransferase, translated to MSRRLEHLIKKQGVSIITCTNRDSYLSQLFLNYSRQLHAKKELIIVVNNDQIPLEPYKRQAKKYKNVQVFRLPERRSLGACLNYAFKKTKYNFIAKFDDDDYYAPHYLTDGLLSFHKSKADVLGKRAHYMYLKGSKTLILRFPQDENKTVSILPGATLMMKRKVLSQVSFPDQNVGEDDLFCLRSKKKGFKVYSGGRFNFAAIRRKNSSGHTWIIDEEQMIAHNKQIPGVHHFKKFVKRKPKGL
- a CDS encoding ABC transporter ATP-binding protein, with product MVLNVKNLSVTYGSALAVNHISFELESGKVLGLLGANGAGKSSTISAVLGMEKSQYDELAILGKSPIKERKHVFQEVGVQLQSTQFQENITVQDSCRQWKSLYQQTADINELLRIFGLEDKSDQLVKTLSGGERQRLAVLLALIHQPKLVFLDELTTGLDTRARRMLWNRLLDMKQQGMAMVLTSHYMDEVEILCDEILILHKGNTVFQGTIPEALELSGTQSLEEAYLHFAGTEGDIY
- a CDS encoding MerR family transcriptional regulator, with the translated sequence MEVGRYPLYKTSEIASLASVHPNTVRVYEEWGYISPVPRLTNGYRVYSDIHLFQMKIARILFQCEIVQGDIRNKAREIVTASGKEQFPQALSLTHEYLSHLKNEYQHALLAAKAVEKWLHADVPTGDKTYSRTEAAHILGVTTEALRNWERNGLIVIPRLENGHRIYGEKELSRLQIIRGLRSAHYSLQAILRLLRKLDQRPTDVITILNSPSDDEDIVSVTDRLTESLLEAIQGAQSAIKLFNEHQHLYES
- a CDS encoding enhanced serine sensitivity protein SseB — encoded protein: MNEKRKDELGRRFLLSPYILIDECNELEIQELIFLIHSGKHLKTKEAAPAKQLDDRISLLFNVLHEKVRDAEALYIAYEKKTNYPYIDAEDRIWMFSTEEYALHAADYFMQQQLMLEMKRVGREDLMKMFGELHMLGLRKILVDNGQYHTLLDRDELLRPPDFGDTPEINIPVTNPDLQHAIIRFFQFIGTRRSGEGAKQLAKEFEAKMLYEVIRAKYLVPMQLEEKVPSTPDEQGRKTIKEGARIQFAVLGGEGDSKWLPVFTDWKEFEKAYDKKVWSSNIATYDDIVAISARMNGIVVNCRGIPIPIHEKNKQMIEAYRQELASAAAEASKEAPTEAVQESNTDDVPIEATSDAPDRTSDAVPDEVSNQAPNDASAGAQNDSQADRETENTTNIGAQNESAAPDETKHSPSAAAIEEVQVPQGTTLRIGEPNEVPEPLADSLKACLKKQKGVKKAYLKWMIKGEEQSYLLIVDFEGSQEELFRDIAQAATPHLNGSLLDIADSNGWAAEHVRGAEPFYKKKRFGFI
- a CDS encoding glycosyltransferase, whose translation is MSLKELSSKQAVSIITCTKRRYCMDNLINNFLRQRYKHKELIIILNHHHLKIEEYKAAVKQYRNIKIYSQPEQVSLGHCLNYGVQMAKHPYIAKFDDDDYYAPSYLADSMRTLQKSQADIVGKRAHFMYLSSRKLVLHRYHKLTECYVSQVQGATLLVKREVFDTVSFPDQTQGECVKFCALCRKKGFKIYSGNPYHFFAVRRKGSKDHTWIVSDQELMSRGDRILKLDHIKKFVSRR
- a CDS encoding rhamnogalacturonan lyase B N-terminal domain-containing protein produces the protein MDNRFVKRMVSFFLILVMVGAAVLYPADKGYAATVYVTDNGTSIVVNTGSGLEYTVNKDNGDITSAKMNGTELSSSGGKGSHIASGLGSAANVTWSKSPSGSTVLITVATDTLTHYYSSRGGENTIYMATYVTAQPSVGELRYIFRGNGNVLTGVPANSNNRGTTGAIESQDVFGHSNGQTTSKYYGNDQAKDLTIRGATGNGVGVFMAYGNREKSSGGPFFRDIQFQSGGDTEIYNYMNSGHAQTENWRMGLHGPYALVFTTGSTPAVPDFSWMSGLNLQGWVSSRGNVVLNGLSGMDSAYTYTIGFANSNAQYWATASSSGSASKYGMIPGTYTMTVYKGELAVYTENVTVNANATTTVNTRTINNDPSAASAIWRIGNWDGTPRELLNGQTIPVRHPSDSRNPSWGPVTYAVGGATNKFPAIQFRGENSPTTVTFNLNSSQAASAHVLKIGITAAYNNGRPSVTINGNTLSNPAASSQPNSRSFTIGTYRGNNATFTWNIPASYFNNGANTLTITPISGSSDLGNWLSAGWVYDAVELLN
- a CDS encoding ABC transporter permease; translation: MNSFMTFFKIEAKLVWKSIDILIFGILFPIILGSIFGYTLSKDSAGSGASNFDLSYASVITIGILATGVMGLSLTLADYRHRGILQRLQVTPVSPLQIVIAQGLVQMIAAVISFIGVTLVYLFAFGYELQGSWPLFLISYLYVLISMFSIGTLIGSLVRDTKSANLWSSAAYFSMLLFSGATIPYEIMPSFLQWGMDVFPLAHGIHLLKDVSTGADLSNSLLHIGILGMCIILSMGITIRYFRWK